A single genomic interval of Candidatus Paceibacterota bacterium harbors:
- the pth2 gene encoding peptidyl-tRNA hydrolase Pth2: MSQKQAIIIRKDLNLKKGKLASQVAHAAIMSLNKSEYKEEWEREGQKKIVLWCGNLEELFSLYQKAIAENLPTAIVEDAGLTQIPKGTKTCIGIGPAPEEKIDKITADLKLVN, encoded by the coding sequence ATGTCCCAAAAACAGGCGATAATTATAAGAAAAGATCTCAACCTTAAAAAGGGGAAACTTGCCTCCCAAGTAGCGCATGCGGCTATTATGTCTTTGAACAAAAGCGAATATAAAGAAGAATGGGAAAGGGAGGGCCAGAAAAAAATAGTTTTATGGTGTGGAAATTTAGAAGAATTATTCTCTCTTTACCAAAAAGCAATCGCAGAGAACTTACCCACTGCTATTGTTGAAGACGCGGGGCTAACACAAATACCAAAAGGAACAAAAACATGTATAGGCATAGGACCGGCTCCTGAAGAAAAAATAGATAAAATAACTGCTGATTTAAAGTTAGTTAATTAA
- a CDS encoding PD-(D/E)XK nuclease family protein, which produces MLIEFIDQHYKDKYSERNQEHFYITDSGKCPRAVYFSMKGYKKKEKEARALRIFDRGDIIHQRIMSVLLAIPEVRVVSSEIDIPSKELFHGRADAVISVNNKLYVVEIKSSGEFKFRKLAEPEDAHKKQIQLYMHYFKIPQGIVIYENKNTQEMKEFDLKYDQKFCKKIISDFEELKYQIENEIIPPIPLDLKEKRESAENRKGGFPWECEYCDFKDECDKIEKKEKK; this is translated from the coding sequence ATGCTTATTGAATTTATTGATCAACACTATAAAGATAAATATAGCGAGAGAAATCAGGAACATTTTTATATTACAGACTCTGGAAAATGTCCCCGCGCAGTTTATTTTTCAATGAAGGGTTATAAAAAGAAAGAAAAAGAAGCCCGTGCCCTTAGGATTTTTGATAGGGGAGATATAATACACCAGAGGATAATGAGTGTTCTTTTGGCTATTCCTGAAGTAAGGGTAGTCTCTTCGGAAATCGATATACCCTCAAAGGAGCTTTTTCATGGCAGAGCAGACGCTGTTATATCGGTAAATAATAAGCTTTATGTTGTTGAGATAAAAAGTTCAGGTGAGTTTAAATTTAGAAAATTAGCAGAACCTGAAGATGCTCATAAAAAACAAATTCAGCTTTATATGCATTATTTTAAAATTCCTCAAGGCATTGTTATTTACGAGAATAAAAATACTCAAGAGATGAAAGAGTTTGATTTAAAATACGATCAAAAATTCTGCAAAAAAATTATAAGTGACTTTGAAGAATTGAAGTATCAAATAGAAAACGAAATAATACCGCCGATTCCTCTTGACTTAAAGGAAAAAAGAGAATCAGCAGAAAATAGAAAAGGAGGTTTTCCTTGGGAATGTGAATATTGTGATTTTAAAGACGAATGTGATAAAATAGAAAAAAAAGAGAAAAAGTAA
- a CDS encoding NAD(P)H-hydrate dehydratase gives MDYIDKDVLRKIYKKRPPKSHKYDFGYLLVIGGSKLYSGSPALSALAALRTGVDLTLIVAPKRAADIIASFSPNLIAVALKGGDLGEEHLPELFSLTESAKKVSNKNTACIIGGGAGRDEMTEKAVINYLSKIDIPAVVDADAIWAISKNKEILKGKNFVLTPHAYEFYILTGVEIWKMGEKEQIEEVKKVAGELGVTILLKGMQDIISDGNKVFLNKTGCPEMTVGGTGDTLSGICGCFLSQGINPILAASAAAYINGVAGEAAKEKRGAGLLPTDLIREIPNVIK, from the coding sequence ATGGATTATATCGATAAAGATGTTCTAAGAAAAATTTATAAAAAACGTCCACCAAAAAGCCATAAATATGATTTTGGTTATCTACTTGTAATAGGAGGTTCAAAACTTTATAGTGGCTCTCCCGCCCTTTCAGCTCTTGCTGCTTTAAGAACGGGCGTTGATTTGACTTTAATAGTGGCACCAAAGAGAGCAGCTGATATAATTGCTTCTTTTTCTCCAAACCTCATTGCCGTTGCTTTAAAGGGAGGAGATTTAGGAGAAGAGCACTTGCCAGAATTATTTTCTCTTACCGAGAGCGCAAAGAAAGTATCCAACAAAAATACGGCATGTATTATTGGAGGAGGCGCTGGAAGAGATGAAATGACAGAAAAAGCTGTTATTAATTACTTATCTAAAATTGATATACCAGCAGTTGTTGATGCTGATGCAATTTGGGCGATTTCAAAAAATAAAGAAATTTTAAAAGGTAAAAATTTTGTTTTGACGCCCCATGCATATGAATTTTATATTTTAACAGGAGTCGAAATTTGGAAAATGGGAGAAAAAGAGCAAATAGAAGAGGTTAAAAAAGTAGCAGGAGAATTGGGCGTAACAATACTTCTTAAAGGAATGCAGGATATAATTTCAGATGGCAATAAGGTTTTTTTAAATAAAACTGGCTGTCCTGAAATGACTGTAGGAGGAACGGGGGACACACTATCTGGAATTTGTGGTTGCTTTTTGTCTCAGGGCATAAATCCAATTTTGGCAGCAAGTGCCGCAGCTTATATTAATGGAGTGGCTGGTGAAGCAGCAAAAGAAAAAAGAGGGGCTGGACTTTTACCCACCGATCTTATAAGGGAAATTCCCAATGTAATAAAATAA
- a CDS encoding glutaredoxin domain-containing protein: protein MDSQKIKVYSTPTCAYCFALKDFLKENDINFEEIDIAVDSDKREEMIKKSGQMQVPVVDINGEIVIGFDKEKIKNLLNLK from the coding sequence ATGGATTCACAAAAAATAAAAGTTTATTCAACTCCCACTTGTGCTTATTGTTTTGCATTAAAAGACTTTTTAAAAGAAAACGATATTAATTTTGAGGAAATAGATATCGCGGTGGATAGCGATAAGAGGGAAGAGATGATAAAGAAATCAGGACAAATGCAGGTTCCCGTGGTTGATATCAACGGCGAAATTGTTATAGGTTTTGATAAAGAAAAAATAAAAAACTTATTAAATTTAAAATAA